From the Paenibacillus sp. FSL H8-0548 genome, one window contains:
- the nusG gene encoding transcription termination/antitermination protein NusG, which produces MEKRWYVVHTYSGYENKVKANLERRVESMGMEDKIFRVLVPMEEEVVEKDGKKKTVQRKVYPGYVLVEMVQTDDSWYVVRNTPGVTGFVGSTGAGSKPIPLLPHEVEQILKHMGMDEPKPKIEFDLKETVRVKVGPFADFVGTVEEILLDKAKLKVHVNMFGRETPLELDYTQVEKI; this is translated from the coding sequence ATGGAAAAAAGATGGTACGTCGTGCATACCTATTCAGGCTATGAGAACAAGGTGAAAGCCAATTTGGAGCGCCGTGTTGAATCAATGGGCATGGAAGATAAGATCTTCCGCGTGCTCGTTCCTATGGAAGAAGAAGTGGTAGAGAAGGATGGCAAGAAAAAAACCGTCCAACGTAAAGTCTATCCCGGATATGTTCTTGTGGAAATGGTTCAAACCGATGATTCATGGTACGTTGTTCGTAATACGCCTGGCGTAACTGGATTTGTAGGATCAACAGGTGCCGGTTCAAAACCGATTCCTCTATTGCCTCATGAGGTTGAGCAAATACTCAAGCACATGGGCATGGATGAGCCGAAACCGAAAATCGAGTTCGATCTGAAGGAAACCGTACGCGTTAAAGTAGGTCCTTTCGCAGATTTTGTCGGTACAGTGGAAGAAATTTTATTGGACAAAGCGAAGTTGAAAGTTCATGTTAACATGTTTGGCAGGGAGACCCCGCTAGAGCTGGATTACACTCAAGTGGAAAAGATATAA
- the secE gene encoding preprotein translocase subunit SecE, whose protein sequence is MAFLAKLKQSFGTTFSFFADSWAELKKVRWPSRKELTSYSIVVLLTITLVTIYFWLLDIGISSLVELIV, encoded by the coding sequence GTGGCATTTTTGGCTAAACTAAAGCAAAGCTTTGGGACAACGTTTAGTTTTTTTGCCGACAGCTGGGCGGAGCTTAAGAAGGTTCGCTGGCCAAGTCGTAAAGAGTTGACAAGCTATTCAATCGTAGTTTTGCTTACGATCACGCTTGTAACGATTTATTTCTGGCTTCTTGACATCGGGATCTCGTCTCTGGTTGAACTCATTGTTTAA
- the rpmG gene encoding 50S ribosomal protein L33, whose amino-acid sequence MRVIITLACTNCKQRNYASSKNKRNHPDRIELKKFCKFCNEQTPHRETR is encoded by the coding sequence ATGCGGGTAATTATCACGTTGGCATGCACAAACTGCAAACAGAGAAACTATGCGAGCAGCAAGAACAAACGCAATCACCCCGACCGCATCGAGTTGAAGAAGTTTTGCAAGTTCTGTAACGAGCAGACTCCTCATCGCGAGACGAGATAG
- the sigH gene encoding RNA polymerase sporulation sigma factor SigH produces the protein MSIDLKEWSTLEYDSSTDEDIVEAVRNGDSIALEYLINKYRNFVRAKARSYFLIGADREDIVQEGMIGLYKAIRDFKGDKLASFKAFAELCITRQIITAIKTATRQKHIPLNSYVSLDKPIYDEDSDRTLLDVICGTRVSNPEELIINQEEFIGLEDKMSEILSDLERKVLMLYLDGRSYQEIAVDLDRHVKSIDNALQRVKRKLERYLEVRDISG, from the coding sequence GTGAGTATCGACCTCAAAGAATGGAGTACGCTTGAGTATGACAGCAGTACGGACGAGGATATCGTAGAAGCGGTCCGCAATGGCGACAGCATAGCGTTGGAATATTTGATAAATAAGTATAGGAACTTTGTGAGAGCCAAAGCGCGCTCGTATTTTCTTATCGGTGCGGATCGGGAAGATATCGTACAGGAGGGTATGATTGGTCTTTATAAGGCAATTCGTGATTTTAAAGGTGATAAGCTTGCAAGCTTTAAAGCCTTTGCGGAATTGTGTATAACCAGACAAATTATTACCGCCATCAAAACAGCCACGCGTCAGAAGCATATCCCGCTTAATTCCTACGTATCACTCGATAAGCCCATTTATGATGAAGACTCGGATCGTACGCTGCTCGATGTTATTTGCGGCACGCGAGTTTCTAATCCTGAAGAATTAATCATAAACCAAGAAGAGTTTATAGGCCTGGAAGATAAGATGTCTGAAATATTAAGCGACCTTGAGCGTAAGGTATTAATGCTTTATTTGGACGGAAGATCGTATCAGGAAATCGCGGTTGACTTGGATCGTCACGTCAAATCGATTGATAATGCTCTTCAGCGCGTAAAGCGTAAGCTTGAACGTTACTTGGAAGTCAGAGACATAAGCGGTTAA
- a CDS encoding NYN domain-containing protein, protein MNRRDDILLVDGYNMIGAWPVLEKLKEYDLEEARDNLLGMLADYQGFTGMQVYVVFDAHQVPGIGATYRKHKLTIVYTKEKETADECIERLCSELFVRRRNIYVATSDLVEQHVAFGKGALRVSARELLIDIEQNKKNIKQSLREDKPGTRNSVDGIVSLEIRSKLEKLRRGEK, encoded by the coding sequence ATGAACCGGCGCGACGATATTTTGTTAGTCGACGGGTATAACATGATTGGGGCTTGGCCGGTGCTTGAGAAACTGAAGGAATATGACCTTGAGGAGGCTCGTGATAATCTGCTTGGCATGCTTGCGGATTATCAAGGCTTCACCGGCATGCAGGTTTATGTGGTGTTCGACGCGCATCAGGTACCTGGGATAGGAGCCACATATCGCAAGCACAAGCTAACGATCGTCTATACAAAAGAGAAAGAAACGGCTGATGAATGTATCGAGCGTCTTTGCTCAGAACTATTTGTGAGACGAAGGAACATTTATGTTGCTACGTCCGATTTAGTAGAGCAGCATGTGGCTTTTGGCAAAGGAGCGCTGCGTGTATCCGCTCGCGAGCTGCTTATTGATATCGAGCAAAACAAAAAAAATATTAAACAATCGCTCCGTGAGGATAAGCCCGGAACACGCAATTCGGTAGACGGTATCGTGAGCCTTGAGATTCGCAGCAAGCTGGAAAAGCTTCGACGCGGTGAGAAATAA
- the rlmB gene encoding 23S rRNA (guanosine(2251)-2'-O)-methyltransferase RlmB, translated as MTEEIIQDEMIAGKHPVLEALRSGREINKIWIADGAQKTLTQPIVAEAKKFGIVVQFVDKRKLDSLTPGVTHQGVVAQAAAFAYVEVEEILERAKQRDEVPFILLLDEIEDPHNLGSILRTAECTGVHGVIIPKRRSASLTATVLKTSAGAAEHVPVARVTNLAQTIDRLKEAGVWVAGTDLAASQDVYKMKFDMPLVVVIGNESKGMGRLIKEKCDFLVKLPMLGQLNSLNASVAAGVLMYEVVRQRRST; from the coding sequence ATGACTGAAGAAATTATCCAGGACGAAATGATTGCCGGTAAGCACCCTGTACTTGAGGCGCTGCGCTCGGGTCGTGAAATTAATAAAATATGGATTGCCGACGGTGCGCAGAAAACATTAACGCAGCCGATCGTTGCTGAAGCTAAAAAGTTTGGAATCGTTGTTCAGTTTGTCGACAAACGGAAGCTTGATAGCTTAACACCGGGCGTAACTCATCAAGGCGTTGTCGCACAAGCTGCCGCCTTTGCTTATGTGGAGGTAGAGGAGATTCTTGAGCGTGCGAAGCAGAGGGATGAAGTTCCATTTATATTGCTTCTGGATGAGATTGAAGACCCGCATAATCTCGGCTCCATTCTGAGGACAGCAGAGTGTACGGGTGTACATGGCGTTATTATTCCTAAGCGCCGCTCGGCATCCTTGACGGCTACTGTCCTAAAAACGTCTGCAGGCGCCGCCGAGCATGTGCCTGTCGCTCGTGTAACGAACTTGGCTCAGACCATTGATAGGTTGAAGGAAGCGGGAGTATGGGTAGCGGGAACTGACCTGGCAGCTTCGCAGGACGTATACAAGATGAAGTTTGATATGCCGCTGGTTGTTGTCATTGGCAATGAGAGCAAAGGAATGGGAAGACTAATTAAGGAAAAATGTGATTTCCTCGTTAAGCTGCCGATGCTTGGCCAATTGAATTCGTTGAATGCATCTGTTGCAGCTGGTGTTCTGATGTATGAGGTCGTTCGACAGCGCCGGAGTACTTAG
- a CDS encoding ribonuclease III domain-containing protein, with protein sequence MSGDNATNMLLFHPPSKKPQLMNPIILAYVGDAVFELLIRQYLISLPNQKSHHIHREATKFVSAKGQKKILDRWQPHLTEEEADIVRRGRNAKSGTPPKNADLADYRLATALESLVGYLYYEGRITRLNELIAIAIGDPEKQ encoded by the coding sequence ATGAGCGGGGATAATGCAACAAACATGCTGCTATTTCATCCCCCATCCAAAAAACCGCAGCTAATGAATCCAATTATTCTCGCTTATGTAGGAGATGCGGTCTTCGAGCTGCTTATCAGACAATATTTAATTTCGCTCCCGAACCAGAAATCGCATCATATTCATCGGGAAGCAACCAAGTTTGTATCCGCAAAGGGACAGAAAAAAATATTGGATCGCTGGCAGCCGCATCTGACTGAGGAAGAGGCGGATATTGTCCGCCGCGGTCGAAATGCAAAGTCGGGCACACCGCCCAAAAATGCTGATCTTGCTGACTATCGTCTCGCTACAGCTTTGGAGAGCTTAGTTGGTTATCTATATTATGAAGGCCGTATAACTAGGCTGAATGAATTGATCGCGATTGCAATTGGAGATCCAGAGAAACAATAA
- the cysS gene encoding cysteine--tRNA ligase has product MTVTIYNTASRLKETFVPQEPGKVKMYVCGPTVYDYIHIGNARPVIFFDVARRYLEDIGNEVQYVVNFTDVDDKLIRKAEQLGTTVPEVAETFIAAFYADIESLGVHRATLNPRVTEHIPQIITFIQGLIDKGYAYMSEGDVYYRTAAFADYGKLSHQNIDELQFGIRVEIGDRKENQQDFVLWKGAKPGEIKWDSPFGAGRPGWHIECSAMAREYLGDTLDIHGGGHDLQFPHHECECAQSEALTGKPLSNYWMHNGYIHINNEKMSKSLGNGITVHELVKRVKPHAIRYFMLSTHYRSPLNFSDDTVSQAENSVERIANCAANLKHRLSAFKEESLQAAATVNGLVPSGDDALDAKLKLIHEQFHAKMSDDFNTPDAITSIFDLVGEANQYLNRADASSKAIQALLVLLERMDAVLGLLPQQEADAELLDEDIEQLIIERTEARLAKNWARADEIRILLTEKNIILEDTPQGIRWRRK; this is encoded by the coding sequence ATGACAGTAACGATTTATAACACGGCATCACGGCTGAAAGAGACCTTTGTGCCGCAAGAGCCTGGGAAAGTCAAAATGTATGTTTGCGGTCCAACCGTTTACGATTATATCCATATTGGTAATGCAAGACCCGTTATTTTCTTTGATGTAGCTCGTCGTTATTTGGAGGATATCGGAAATGAAGTGCAGTACGTTGTGAATTTTACAGACGTTGACGATAAGCTTATTCGTAAAGCGGAGCAGCTGGGTACGACTGTTCCGGAAGTAGCGGAGACGTTTATTGCAGCATTTTATGCAGATATTGAATCTTTAGGCGTTCATAGGGCTACACTTAATCCGCGTGTAACTGAGCATATTCCTCAGATCATTACGTTTATACAAGGGTTGATAGACAAAGGCTATGCCTATATGAGCGAAGGCGATGTATATTATCGCACAGCTGCATTCGCGGATTATGGTAAGCTGTCCCATCAAAATATTGATGAGCTTCAGTTCGGCATCCGGGTTGAAATTGGCGACCGCAAGGAGAACCAGCAGGATTTCGTGCTTTGGAAAGGCGCTAAGCCAGGAGAGATCAAATGGGATAGCCCATTCGGCGCCGGACGTCCAGGCTGGCATATTGAATGCTCAGCAATGGCTCGTGAGTATCTTGGCGATACGCTGGATATTCATGGCGGCGGACATGACCTTCAATTCCCGCATCATGAGTGTGAGTGCGCACAATCAGAGGCGTTGACAGGCAAGCCGCTCTCCAACTACTGGATGCATAACGGTTATATCCACATTAACAATGAAAAAATGTCCAAATCACTCGGCAATGGCATTACAGTCCATGAACTGGTGAAGCGGGTAAAACCACATGCAATTCGTTATTTTATGCTATCCACTCACTATCGCAGTCCGCTCAATTTTAGCGATGATACGGTATCGCAAGCGGAGAATAGCGTGGAGCGGATTGCCAACTGCGCAGCGAATCTTAAGCATAGACTGTCAGCGTTTAAAGAAGAGTCGCTTCAAGCGGCAGCTACAGTTAATGGACTAGTTCCATCTGGAGATGATGCTCTAGATGCCAAGCTTAAGTTAATACATGAACAATTCCATGCCAAAATGAGTGATGATTTCAATACGCCTGACGCCATCACCTCTATATTTGATTTAGTGGGAGAGGCGAATCAATATTTGAATCGAGCGGATGCTTCATCCAAGGCAATCCAAGCGCTGTTAGTGTTGCTGGAACGAATGGATGCTGTGCTTGGACTGCTCCCTCAGCAAGAGGCGGACGCAGAGCTGCTTGACGAGGACATTGAACAGCTGATCATCGAGCGGACAGAAGCCCGTCTTGCCAAGAACTGGGCGAGAGCTGATGAAATACGCATACTGCTGACTGAGAAAAATATTATACTCGAGGATACTCCGCAAGGTATCCGTTGGCGGCGCAAATGA
- the cysE gene encoding serine O-acetyltransferase, translated as MFRHFRSDILAVFENDPAARSRFEVVFTYSGLHAIWAHRIAHPLYRKGFFTIARVISQISRFMTGIEIHPGATIGDRLFIDHGMGVVIGETCEIGDDVVIYQGVTLGGTGKEKGKRHPTIGNNVVIGSGAKVLGSFEVGEFSNIGSNAVVLREVPANCTVVGNPGRVVKRNGQRVGDRLDHTQLPDPVIEMFRTMQKEIDGLKTELKELRKPVAGGDIRK; from the coding sequence ATGTTTCGTCATTTCCGATCGGACATATTGGCGGTTTTCGAAAATGATCCGGCTGCCCGCAGCCGCTTTGAGGTTGTTTTCACCTATTCGGGTTTACACGCCATATGGGCACATCGTATCGCCCATCCCTTATATCGCAAAGGCTTTTTTACGATAGCGCGAGTGATCTCGCAGATCAGTCGCTTTATGACAGGGATAGAGATCCACCCTGGGGCTACAATCGGAGATCGTTTGTTTATCGATCACGGTATGGGAGTGGTCATAGGGGAAACCTGCGAAATAGGTGATGATGTCGTCATCTATCAAGGTGTCACCCTAGGCGGAACAGGCAAAGAAAAAGGTAAGCGGCATCCGACTATTGGCAATAATGTCGTTATAGGCTCAGGTGCTAAGGTGCTCGGCTCGTTCGAGGTTGGCGAATTTTCCAATATTGGGTCGAATGCGGTCGTTCTGAGAGAGGTACCTGCCAATTGTACGGTGGTGGGAAATCCCGGACGCGTAGTAAAACGGAATGGACAGCGTGTAGGCGATCGATTAGACCACACACAGCTTCCAGATCCGGTCATAGAAATGTTCCGTACGATGCAGAAGGAAATAGATGGGCTGAAAACCGAACTAAAGGAGCTTCGGAAACCTGTAGCTGGAGGAGACATAAGAAAATGA
- the gltX gene encoding glutamate--tRNA ligase — protein sequence MTAEVRVRYAPSPTGHLHIGNARTALFNYLFARNQGGKLIIRIEDTDVKRNVAGGEESQLQYLKWLGIDWDESIDIGGGYGPYRQTERLDIYNEYWQQLIDRGLAYRCYCSEEELEKERDEQTARGETPRYSGQHRHLTEEQIQAFEAEGRVPSIRFRVPENRTYAFNDIVKGSISFDTVEMGDFVIVKKDGIPTYNFAVVLDDYLMKISHVLRGEDHISNTPRQLMIYEAFGWEPPLFGHMTLIVNEQRKKLSKRDESIIQFISQYDDLGYLPEAMFNFITLLGWSPEGEQEIYTRDELVSVFNPERLSKSPAVFDTQKLSWMNNEYLKKADLARVVDLCLPHLQKAGLVASELDAEGRAWATDLVALHQDKLRYASEIVPMTELFFRDTVEDEEEALAVLAEEQVPTVLQAFLALIEAGESSFQVDGIKEMIKAVQKGTGFKGKQLFMPIRAALTGQTHGPDLNQSIALLGKEKVIGRLRGRLTGYGL from the coding sequence ATGACAGCAGAGGTTAGAGTTCGTTATGCCCCATCTCCGACGGGACATTTACATATTGGCAATGCAAGAACGGCCTTATTTAATTATTTATTTGCTAGAAATCAAGGTGGAAAGCTTATCATTCGTATTGAGGATACGGATGTGAAGCGCAATGTAGCAGGCGGGGAAGAAAGTCAGCTACAGTATTTGAAATGGCTCGGTATAGATTGGGACGAGAGTATTGATATTGGGGGCGGCTATGGCCCTTATCGCCAGACGGAGCGTCTTGATATCTACAATGAGTACTGGCAGCAGCTTATCGATCGCGGTTTAGCATATCGCTGCTACTGCTCTGAGGAAGAGCTTGAGAAGGAGCGGGATGAGCAAACAGCGCGCGGTGAAACGCCTCGTTATTCAGGACAGCATCGCCATTTGACGGAGGAGCAAATACAGGCTTTTGAAGCTGAGGGTCGTGTTCCGAGTATTCGTTTCCGTGTGCCTGAGAATCGGACCTATGCGTTTAACGATATCGTAAAAGGCTCAATTAGCTTCGATACTGTAGAAATGGGCGATTTCGTCATTGTGAAGAAGGATGGAATACCGACCTATAACTTTGCGGTAGTGCTGGATGACTATTTGATGAAAATAAGCCATGTTCTTCGCGGTGAGGATCATATTTCCAATACGCCGCGTCAATTGATGATCTATGAAGCTTTTGGCTGGGAGCCTCCGCTATTTGGACATATGACGCTAATTGTAAATGAGCAGCGCAAGAAGCTGAGCAAACGTGATGAGTCGATTATTCAGTTTATTTCACAGTACGATGATCTCGGTTATTTGCCGGAGGCAATGTTCAACTTCATTACCTTGCTCGGCTGGTCGCCGGAGGGTGAGCAGGAGATCTATACTCGGGACGAACTGGTGTCTGTCTTTAACCCGGAACGCTTAAGCAAAAGCCCTGCGGTATTCGATACGCAAAAGCTAAGCTGGATGAACAATGAATATTTGAAGAAAGCGGATCTAGCGCGCGTTGTAGATCTTTGCTTGCCGCACTTGCAGAAAGCAGGCCTTGTAGCTAGCGAGCTTGATGCGGAAGGCCGTGCATGGGCTACTGATCTGGTAGCACTCCATCAGGACAAACTTCGCTATGCATCGGAAATCGTGCCAATGACAGAGCTGTTCTTCCGTGATACGGTAGAGGATGAAGAGGAAGCGCTAGCGGTGCTGGCTGAGGAGCAGGTGCCTACAGTGCTTCAAGCCTTCCTGGCACTGATCGAAGCGGGAGAATCCTCGTTCCAGGTGGATGGCATCAAAGAAATGATTAAGGCTGTTCAGAAGGGAACAGGCTTCAAAGGAAAGCAGCTATTTATGCCGATTCGTGCTGCGCTTACCGGGCAGACTCACGGGCCTGACCTCAATCAATCGATTGCTTTATTAGGAAAAGAGAAGGTTATTGGTCGACTGCGTGGGCGTCTAACTGGATACGGTCTATAG
- the ispF gene encoding 2-C-methyl-D-erythritol 2,4-cyclodiphosphate synthase, translated as MIRVGQGFDVHQLVEGRPCIIGGVTIPYEKGLLGHSDADVLLHTITDAILGALALGDIGKHFPDTDAAFKDADSLKLLEEVWKLVRERGYKLGNIDSTIIAQRPKMLPYIPQMTEIIAKALEADVTQVNVKATTTEQLGFAGRGEGIAAQSVVCLIKDVL; from the coding sequence ATGATTCGAGTAGGACAAGGATTTGACGTGCACCAATTGGTAGAAGGGCGTCCCTGTATCATTGGGGGAGTAACCATTCCGTATGAGAAGGGATTGCTCGGGCATTCGGATGCCGACGTGCTGCTGCACACGATAACGGACGCTATTTTAGGCGCACTTGCGCTTGGCGATATCGGCAAGCATTTTCCTGATACCGACGCTGCATTTAAAGATGCCGACAGCTTGAAATTGCTCGAGGAGGTATGGAAGCTTGTGCGTGAGCGCGGCTATAAGCTAGGCAATATTGATTCCACTATTATTGCACAGCGGCCCAAAATGCTTCCTTACATTCCCCAAATGACAGAAATTATTGCAAAGGCGCTCGAGGCAGATGTAACCCAGGTGAATGTGAAGGCTACGACCACGGAGCAGCTGGGATTCGCAGGACGCGGCGAAGGGATTGCTGCACAATCCGTTGTCTGTCTAATTAAGGATGTGCTATGA
- the ispD gene encoding 2-C-methyl-D-erythritol 4-phosphate cytidylyltransferase, producing the protein MGADWGVIVVAAGRGTRMGTKESKQYLQLGDKPILVHTLELFESMDTVKEIVLVVGSEDVERCRDWASQYAVTKVKSIVAGGAERQHSVYCGLKELSTDWVMVHDGVRPLVTAAAVRACCTQAERSGAAVLAVPVKDTIKQVNEAGMIVSTPDRRSLWAIQTPQAFRRVQLLDAHERAMAEQFIGTDDAMVVERMGASVTVAEGEYTNIKITTPEDLPWAEFLLAKRRADQAERNGEQE; encoded by the coding sequence ATGGGAGCAGATTGGGGAGTTATCGTTGTTGCAGCTGGAAGAGGCACAAGGATGGGAACTAAGGAGAGCAAGCAGTATTTGCAGCTAGGGGACAAGCCTATTCTCGTCCATACGCTAGAGCTGTTCGAGTCGATGGATACGGTGAAGGAAATTGTGCTCGTAGTTGGAAGCGAGGACGTAGAGCGCTGCCGGGACTGGGCCTCGCAATATGCAGTAACAAAGGTGAAGAGCATTGTTGCCGGGGGAGCTGAACGCCAGCATTCTGTTTATTGCGGCTTGAAGGAGCTGTCGACGGACTGGGTTATGGTGCATGACGGCGTGCGTCCGCTTGTAACGGCGGCTGCGGTTCGTGCGTGCTGCACGCAGGCTGAGCGAAGCGGTGCTGCTGTGCTCGCTGTCCCGGTTAAAGATACGATAAAGCAAGTGAATGAAGCGGGAATGATCGTTTCAACACCTGACCGCCGAAGCTTGTGGGCGATTCAAACGCCGCAAGCTTTTCGGCGTGTCCAGCTGCTGGACGCGCATGAGCGTGCAATGGCAGAGCAATTTATCGGGACAGATGATGCGATGGTGGTTGAGCGTATGGGCGCTAGTGTAACTGTTGCGGAAGGCGAATACACAAATATAAAAATTACGACGCCTGAAGATTTGCCGTGGGCGGAATTTTTGCTCGCAAAGCGTCGTGCCGATCAGGCAGAGAGGAACGGTGAGCAAGAATGA
- a CDS encoding PIN/TRAM domain-containing protein codes for MVRRIIQIMGMLFGGMAGGEVYGWINGAAVWSGSSFGMMQRSGTYYMNVAIGAVFGVVLATMLAGQIIRYMHKGAEQAAALPMPKLIAGAGGLLAGLLLTVLIYPAVSALEGMGRLIPAVMMIGFGYLGMHIGLHKQEELAEGFAALLERRRSVSPVDEAGGYEEHKILDTSVIIDGRIADICKTGFIEGTLVIPEFVLEELQHIADSSDLLKRNRGRRGLDILNKIQKELDVKVLIYEGDFEEIGEVDSKLVKLAKALHGKVVTNDFNLNKVCELQGVSVLNINDLANAVKPVVLPGEEIIVQVIKDGKEHGQGVAYLDDGTMIVVEGGREYIGNTMEVLVTSVLQTSAGRMIFAKPKLLEKAL; via the coding sequence ATGGTTAGACGAATAATTCAAATAATGGGTATGTTGTTTGGTGGTATGGCTGGCGGTGAAGTATACGGATGGATCAACGGAGCGGCCGTATGGTCAGGCTCATCCTTTGGAATGATGCAGCGATCCGGCACTTATTACATGAATGTAGCCATTGGCGCGGTTTTTGGTGTGGTTTTGGCAACGATGCTAGCAGGACAAATCATTCGCTATATGCACAAGGGCGCAGAGCAGGCAGCAGCACTACCGATGCCAAAGCTGATTGCAGGCGCAGGAGGGCTGCTCGCAGGGCTGTTATTGACTGTATTGATTTATCCGGCAGTATCCGCTCTGGAGGGAATGGGGAGGCTTATTCCTGCGGTTATGATGATAGGCTTCGGTTATTTGGGCATGCATATCGGTTTGCACAAACAGGAGGAGCTTGCAGAGGGATTTGCAGCTTTGCTTGAGAGACGCAGAAGCGTATCTCCTGTAGATGAGGCTGGCGGCTATGAGGAACATAAGATACTTGATACAAGCGTAATCATTGATGGTCGTATTGCAGACATCTGCAAGACAGGCTTTATTGAAGGCACTCTTGTTATTCCAGAATTTGTGCTCGAGGAGCTTCAGCATATTGCTGATTCTTCAGATCTGTTGAAGAGGAATAGGGGACGGCGCGGGCTTGATATTTTGAACAAGATTCAGAAAGAGCTCGATGTGAAGGTTCTTATTTACGAGGGAGACTTCGAGGAAATCGGTGAAGTGGACAGCAAGCTTGTAAAGCTGGCTAAGGCGCTTCATGGCAAGGTTGTTACGAATGATTTTAATTTAAATAAAGTTTGCGAGCTGCAAGGCGTATCGGTACTTAATATTAATGATTTGGCTAATGCAGTGAAGCCTGTAGTCCTGCCGGGAGAAGAAATCATTGTTCAAGTGATAAAAGACGGCAAAGAGCATGGACAAGGCGTCGCTTATTTGGATGACGGCACGATGATCGTAGTGGAAGGCGGACGTGAATATATCGGCAACACGATGGAAGTGCTCGTGACGAGCGTGCTGCAAACGTCAGCAGGCCGAATGATATTCGCTAAGCCTAAGCTGTTGGAAAAAGCGCTGTAA